Proteins found in one Anopheles aquasalis chromosome 3, idAnoAquaMG_Q_19, whole genome shotgun sequence genomic segment:
- the LOC126574307 gene encoding uncharacterized protein LOC126574307, which produces MRQIGMEVEDPLKRIQEEINEVARREQELREGHSRGSTAGDLNDDSLSSTSGNSDDSGLSLSPTPVHSPSVSNLKDKLELNEAAQLAAKENEAQTRHQMANGGATGRQYILPQAKALTRARSTPQLFHTNAASTPPRRFNPNPNQRGIMQKFIAARGRINKLAANNGGQTGANGAAAVVPLSAMASTRADPIVPSLDLNRSPMMILPTAISTPPSIERDSNGKPIRRGYVPVEEKIQRELRDLKNRECELKRIRKLNRNASQSDLLDMNYDTFESCEELSDEDNTDEPIYPLARKLRSTKSISELCDVLTNSSLSPRETPSPLFESRSRTANGCGGGIRPAMSLAQLCDLDPEEAPSSHKLIAQWESLIQQKQQR; this is translated from the exons GTTGAAGACCCCCTCAAGCGGATACAGGAGGAGATCAACGAGGTGGCACGGCGTGAGCAGGAACTGCGCGAAGGACACAGCCGTGGCTCGACCGCTGGTGACCTGAACGATGATAGCCTGTCGTCCACATCGGGCAATTCGGATGATTCGGGTCTGTCACTGTCACCGACCCCGGTCCACTCACCGTCAGTGTCGAACCTGAAGGATAAGCTGGAGCTCAACGAAGCAGCTCAGCTTGCTGCGAAAGAGAACGAAGCGCAAACGAGGCATCAgatggcgaatggtggcgcTACTGGCCGGCAGTACATCCTGCCGCAGGCAAAAGCACTGACCCGTGCTCGCTCCACACCGCAGCTCTTCCATACCAACGCGGCGTCTACGCCTCCGCGACGCTTCAATCCGAACCCGAATCAGCGCGGCATCATGCAGAAGTTCATTGCCGCCCGTGGCCGCATCAACAAGCTGGCCGCCAACAACGGTGGACAGACTGGAGCGAACGGTGCCGCAGCGGTTGTGCCGCTTTCGGCGATGGCCAGCACCAGAGCCGATCCGATTGTG CCTTCGCTGGATCTGAACCGGTCACCCATGATGATACTACCGACCGCCATCTCGACGCCACCTTCGATCGAGCGTGATTCCAACGGTAAGCCGATCCGCCGCGGATACGTgccggtggaggagaagatTCAGCGGGAGCTGCGCGATCTCAAGAACCGCGAGTGTGAGCTGAAGCGGATCCGGAAGCTGAACCGCAATGCCTCTCAATCGGATTTGCTCGACATGAACTACGACAC TTTCGAATCGTGCGAGGAACTGTCGGATGAGGATAACACGGACGAACCGATCTATCCGTTGGCGAGAAAGCTACGATCGACCAAATCGATCAGTGAGCTCTGTGACGTGCTGACCAACTCTAGTCTTTCGCCAAG AGAAACGCCTTCACCACTGTTTGAAAGCCGCTCAAGGACTGCCAATGGATGTGGCGGAGGAATACGGCCAGCAATGTCCTTAGCGCAGCTGTGCGATCTCGATCCAGAGGAGGCACCGTCATCACACAAGCTGATTGCACAGTGGGAAAGCTTGAtccagcagaagcaacaacgATAA
- the LOC126574306 gene encoding tRNA pseudouridine(38/39) synthase has protein sequence MEVKVNKKSKSSTDEELLLLSKQELVDKIKQLEAHNTQLKCIVQKNLKPETKNGNGKCSNKRRAFDFSKCHKRHILLRFFYLGWDYQGFAAQEDSIETIEHHLFTALQKVCLIESRETSNYNRCGRTDKGVSAFHQVISIDVRSKIAPEDDQLSEDSLATELDYCGMLNRVLPEEIRCLAWMPMVNPGYSARFDCRSRTYRYFFPRGSLRIDAMQEACDHLVGVHDFRNLCKMDVGNGVVNFVRSIDECTIHASQTDSNGVGSYDMMYLQLRGKAFLWHQVRCIMAVLLLVGDGKEDPAIVKELLDVESNPCKPQYSMASDVPLNLYDCQFNEKSSDASGLSVTEGSDLRDWFYKEEDLRRTISDLQSLWTKASVKTTMMREMLLTLQDTFTQHFGTKDQISNQASSLTLGVRSREYCPLLQRQRCESLENRIEHFAKKRRIEVSNKSIDSSVPVPLENST, from the exons ATGGAGGTGAAAGTgaacaagaaaagcaaatcctCAACGGACGaggaattgctgctgctttcgaaaCAG GAGCTGGTAGACAAGATTAAGCAGCTAGAAGCGCACAACACGCAGCTAAAATGCATCGTTCAAAAGAACCTGAAACCGGAAAcgaagaatggaaatggaaaatgctccAACAAGCGCCGTGCGTTTGATTTCAGCAAGTGCCACAAACGGCACATTCTCCTGCGGTTCTTCTACCTTGGCTGGGACTATCAGGGATTTGCGGCGCAGGAGGATTCCATCGAGACGATCG AACACCACCTTTTCACCGCCCTACAGAAGGTTTGTCTCATCGAGAGCCGTGAAACGTCAAACTACAATCGTTGTGGCCGCACGGATAAGGGCGTGAGTGCGTTTCATCAAGTGATTAGCATCGATGTTCGCTCCAAGATTGCGCCGGAAGATGATCAACTGAGTGAGGACAGCCTTGCGACCGAGCTTGATTACTGCGGGATGCTGAACCGCGTGTTGCCAGAAGAGATCCGTTGCCTAGCGTGGATGCCGATGGTCAATCCTGGCTACAGTGCTCGGTTCGATTGTCGGTCACGCACCTACCGGTACTTCTTTCCACGAGGGAGCCTTCGCATCGATGCGATGCAGGAAGCTTGTGACCATCTCGTAGGGGTGCACGATTTCCGTAACCTCTGCAAAATGGATGTTGGCAATGGAGTGGTCAACTTTGTGCGAAGCATCGATGAATGTACGATCCATGCATCGCAGACAGACAGCAACGGAGTGGGGAGCTATGATATGATGTACCTGCAGCTGCGTGGTAAAGCATTCCTTTGGCATCAAGTCCGATGCATAATGGCCGTGCTGTTGTTAGTTGGCGATGGCAAGGAAGATCCTGCGATCGtgaaggagctgctggatgtgGAAAGTAACCCCTGCAAACCACAGTACAGTATGGCTAGCGATGTGCCGCTGAATCTGTACGATTGCCAGTTCAATGAGAAGAGTAGCGATGCTTCTGGGCTATCCGTGACCGAAGGGAGCGATTTAAGGGATTGGTTCTACAAGGAGGAGGATCTGCGCCGCACCATCTCCGATTTGCAGAGTCTTTGGACCAAAGCGAGTGTGAA AACTACAATGATGCGGGAAATGTTGCTAACACTTCAGGATACCTTCACGCAGCATTTTGGCACGAAAGATCAAATCAGCAATCAAGCATCTTCCCTTACGCTCGGAGTAAGAAGCCGGGAATATTGTCCCCTCTTGCAGCGACAACGATGTG AAAGCCTCGAGAATCGCATCGAGCATTTTGCCAAGAAGCGACGGATTGAGGTTAGCAACAAATCAATCGACAGCAGCGTTCCAGTCCCGCTGGAGAATAGCACGTAG